The following proteins are encoded in a genomic region of Astatotilapia calliptera chromosome 22, fAstCal1.2, whole genome shotgun sequence:
- the LOC113015047 gene encoding basement membrane-specific heparan sulfate proteoglycan core protein-like isoform X1 produces MKVNIFCCLLACTLGSNVAAGLTHEGVKEGTQVTLRCPHSVEGGVRWSRESGGSRADILTAEGDKTTKHINDPQKRYSSQADGSLIVLRAAPSDSGRYFCNHEAAVELTVIPSGTTIVSVAERSSITLNCSHDAGGSAVPTWRRDSGEINEGRISVSTEDTTLRIREAEPADSGLYYCDGEPAAYLNVTKGQRSDRDHETSAATTTTTVTHQPAVTSAPSANHHLFDLGIRALVVFVCSLVLVIIYFIWRQKSKRRGTDKQLHVCDETPAGAELHVRNGAAPASTC; encoded by the exons ATGAAGGTGAACATCTTCTGCTGCCTGTTGGCCTGCACTCTGGGCTCTAATGTCGCTGCAG gtttGACCCATGAAGGAGTTAAGGAGGGGACGCAGGTCACTCTGCGCTGTCCTCACTCTGTGGAGGGTGGAGTGAGGTGGAGCAGAGAGAGTGGAGGAAGCAGAGCTGACATACTTACAGCTGAGGGagacaaaactacaaaacacaTCAATGATCCACAGAAACGATACAGTTCACAGGCTGACGGGTCTCTGATCGTCCTCAGAGCTGCTCCCTCAGACTCTGGCAGATACTTCTGTAACCATGAAGCAGCTGTGGAGCTGACAGTGATCCCATCAG GAACAACAATAGTGAGTGTTGCAGAGAGGAGCAGCATCACTCTGAACTGTTCTCATGATGCTGGAGGATCAGCTGTTCCCACGTGGAGACGAGACTCTGGAGAAATAAATGAAGGAAGGATTTCTGTTTCCACGGAGGACACAACATTACGTATAAGAGAAGCTGAGCCTGCTGACTCTGGACTGTACTACTGTGATGGAGAACCAGCTGCTTATCTGAATGTGACCAAAGGACAGAGATCTGACAGAG ATCATGAAACAAgcgcagcaacaacaactacaacagTTACTCATCAGCCAGCAGTGACATCTGCCCCGTCAG CCAACCATCACCTGTTTGACTTGGGGATCCGAGCCCTTGTGGTCTTCGTCTGCAGCCTTGTTCTCGTCATCATTTACTTTATTTGGAGACAAAAGTCCAAAAGACGAG GGACTGACAAACAGCTCCACGTCTGTGATGAGACACCAGCTGGAGCAGAACTTCATGTTAGAAATG GAGCAGCGCCTGCATCAACATGCTGA
- the LOC113015047 gene encoding basement membrane-specific heparan sulfate proteoglycan core protein-like isoform X2, whose protein sequence is MKVNIFCCLLACTLGSNVAAGLTHEGVKEGTQVTLRCPHSVEGGVRWSRESGGSRADILTAEGDKTTKHINDPQKRYSSQADGSLIVLRAAPSDSGRYFCNHEAAVELTVIPSGTTIVSVAERSSITLNCSHDAGGSAVPTWRRDSGEINEGRISVSTEDTTLRIREAEPADSGLYYCDGEPAAYLNVTKGQRSDRDHETSAATTTTTVTHQPAVTSAPSANHHLFDLGIRALVVFVCSLVLVIIYFIWRQKSKRRA, encoded by the exons ATGAAGGTGAACATCTTCTGCTGCCTGTTGGCCTGCACTCTGGGCTCTAATGTCGCTGCAG gtttGACCCATGAAGGAGTTAAGGAGGGGACGCAGGTCACTCTGCGCTGTCCTCACTCTGTGGAGGGTGGAGTGAGGTGGAGCAGAGAGAGTGGAGGAAGCAGAGCTGACATACTTACAGCTGAGGGagacaaaactacaaaacacaTCAATGATCCACAGAAACGATACAGTTCACAGGCTGACGGGTCTCTGATCGTCCTCAGAGCTGCTCCCTCAGACTCTGGCAGATACTTCTGTAACCATGAAGCAGCTGTGGAGCTGACAGTGATCCCATCAG GAACAACAATAGTGAGTGTTGCAGAGAGGAGCAGCATCACTCTGAACTGTTCTCATGATGCTGGAGGATCAGCTGTTCCCACGTGGAGACGAGACTCTGGAGAAATAAATGAAGGAAGGATTTCTGTTTCCACGGAGGACACAACATTACGTATAAGAGAAGCTGAGCCTGCTGACTCTGGACTGTACTACTGTGATGGAGAACCAGCTGCTTATCTGAATGTGACCAAAGGACAGAGATCTGACAGAG ATCATGAAACAAgcgcagcaacaacaactacaacagTTACTCATCAGCCAGCAGTGACATCTGCCCCGTCAG CCAACCATCACCTGTTTGACTTGGGGATCCGAGCCCTTGTGGTCTTCGTCTGCAGCCTTGTTCTCGTCATCATTTACTTTATTTGGAGACAAAAGTCCAAAAGACGAG CATGA
- the LOC113015046 gene encoding uncharacterized protein LOC113015046 isoform X2, with protein MKVNIFCCLLACTLGSNVAAGLTHEGVKEGTRITLRCPHSVEGGVRWSRESGGSRADILTADGDKTTKHINDPQKRYSSQADGVLIVLRAAPSDSGRYFCDHEAAVELTVIPSGTTIVSVAERSSITLNCSHDAGGSAVPTWRRDSGEINEGRISVSTEDTTLRIREAEPADSGLYYCDGEPAAYLNVTKGQRSDRDNKTTKTTTTPTATTHTASVTPASPPDAPSAFPVQSFLIGTGLLLLSIFILITACFMWRCRSSRRGTDEQLHVYDEIPAGAELHLINGGSNHSDATYDTIAELPQTGNDTNFPHSLTASTFHAGNNKGGSDHSDATYDTIAELPRTGNTTGSSQPVNNTYVLLKKPKKQAGPV; from the exons ATGAAGGTGAACATCTTCTGCTGCCTGTTGGCCTGCACTCTGGGCTCTAATGTCGCTGCAG gtttGACCCATGAAGGAGTTAAGGAGGGGACGCGGATCACTCTGCGCTGTCCTCACTCTGTGGAGGGTGGAGTGAGGTGGAGCAGAGAGAGTGGAGGAAGCAGAGCTGACATACTTACAGCTGATGGagacaaaactacaaaacacaTCAATGATCCACAGAAACGATACAGTTCACAGGCTGACGGGGTTCTGATCGTCCTCAGAGCTGCTCCCTCAGACTCTGGCAGATACTTCTGTGACCATGAAGCAGCTGTGGAGCTGACAGTGATCCCATCAG GAACAACAATAGTGAGTGTTGCAGAGAGGAGCAGCATCACTCTGAACTGTTCTCATGATGCTGGAGGATCAGCTGTTCCCACGTGGAGACGAGACTCTGGAGAAATAAATGAAGGAAGGATTTCTGTTTCCACGGAGGACACAACATTACGTATAAGAGAAGCTGAGCCTGCTGACTCTGGACTGTACTACTGTGATGGAGAACCAGCTGCTTATCTGAATGTGACCAAAGGACAGAGATCTGACAGAG ATAataagacaacaaaaacaacaacaacacctactgCTACAACTCATACAGCATCAGTAACACCTGCATCACCCCCCGATGCTCCATCAG CTTTTCCAGTGCAGAGTTTCCTGATAGGAACtggtcttcttcttctctccatcTTCATCCTCATCACTGCCTGCTTCATGTGGAGATGCAGGTCCAGCAGACGAG GGACTGACGAACAGCTCCACGTCTATGATGAGATACCAGCTGGAGCAGAACTTCATCTTATAAATG GAGGATCAAACCACAGTGATGCCACATACGACACCATCGCTGAGCTGCCACAGACTGGAAACGACACCA ATTTTCCACATTCCTTGACTGCTTCCACTTTCCATGCTGGAAATAATAAAG GAGGATCAGACCACAGTGATGCCACATACGACACCATCGCTGAGCTGCCACGGACTGGAAACACGACCG GTTCTTCACAGCCCGTCAACAACACGTATGTCTTACTGAAGAAACCCAAGAAGCAGGCCGGACCGGTGTAG
- the LOC113015046 gene encoding uncharacterized protein LOC113015046 isoform X1, translating to MKVNIFCCLLACTLGSNVAAGLTHEGVKEGTRITLRCPHSVEGGVRWSRESGGSRADILTADGDKTTKHINDPQKRYSSQADGVLIVLRAAPSDSGRYFCDHEAAVELTVIPSGTTIVSVAERSSITLNCSHDAGGSAVPTWRRDSGEINEGRISVSTEDTTLRIREAEPADSGLYYCDGEPAAYLNVTKGQRSDRDNKTTKTTTTPTATTHTASVTPASPPDAPSAFPVQSFLIGTGLLLLSIFILITACFMWRCRSSRRGTDEQLHVYDEIPAGAELHLINGGSNHSDATYDTIAELPQTGNDTSNTYFPHSLTASTFHAGNNKGGSDHSDATYDTIAELPRTGNTTGSSQPVNNTYVLLKKPKKQAGPV from the exons ATGAAGGTGAACATCTTCTGCTGCCTGTTGGCCTGCACTCTGGGCTCTAATGTCGCTGCAG gtttGACCCATGAAGGAGTTAAGGAGGGGACGCGGATCACTCTGCGCTGTCCTCACTCTGTGGAGGGTGGAGTGAGGTGGAGCAGAGAGAGTGGAGGAAGCAGAGCTGACATACTTACAGCTGATGGagacaaaactacaaaacacaTCAATGATCCACAGAAACGATACAGTTCACAGGCTGACGGGGTTCTGATCGTCCTCAGAGCTGCTCCCTCAGACTCTGGCAGATACTTCTGTGACCATGAAGCAGCTGTGGAGCTGACAGTGATCCCATCAG GAACAACAATAGTGAGTGTTGCAGAGAGGAGCAGCATCACTCTGAACTGTTCTCATGATGCTGGAGGATCAGCTGTTCCCACGTGGAGACGAGACTCTGGAGAAATAAATGAAGGAAGGATTTCTGTTTCCACGGAGGACACAACATTACGTATAAGAGAAGCTGAGCCTGCTGACTCTGGACTGTACTACTGTGATGGAGAACCAGCTGCTTATCTGAATGTGACCAAAGGACAGAGATCTGACAGAG ATAataagacaacaaaaacaacaacaacacctactgCTACAACTCATACAGCATCAGTAACACCTGCATCACCCCCCGATGCTCCATCAG CTTTTCCAGTGCAGAGTTTCCTGATAGGAACtggtcttcttcttctctccatcTTCATCCTCATCACTGCCTGCTTCATGTGGAGATGCAGGTCCAGCAGACGAG GGACTGACGAACAGCTCCACGTCTATGATGAGATACCAGCTGGAGCAGAACTTCATCTTATAAATG GAGGATCAAACCACAGTGATGCCACATACGACACCATCGCTGAGCTGCCACAGACTGGAAACGACACCAGTAACACCT ATTTTCCACATTCCTTGACTGCTTCCACTTTCCATGCTGGAAATAATAAAG GAGGATCAGACCACAGTGATGCCACATACGACACCATCGCTGAGCTGCCACGGACTGGAAACACGACCG GTTCTTCACAGCCCGTCAACAACACGTATGTCTTACTGAAGAAACCCAAGAAGCAGGCCGGACCGGTGTAG
- the LOC113015046 gene encoding uncharacterized protein LOC113015046 isoform X3, which translates to MKVNIFCCLLACTLGSNVAAGLTHEGVKEGTRITLRCPHSVEGGVRWSRESGGSRADILTADGDKTTKHINDPQKRYSSQADGVLIVLRAAPSDSGRYFCDHEAAVELTVIPSGTTIVSVAERSSITLNCSHDAGGSAVPTWRRDSGEINEGRISVSTEDTTLRIREAEPADSGLYYCDGEPAAYLNVTKGQRSDRDNKTTKTTTTPTATTHTASVTPASPPDAPSAFPVQSFLIGTGLLLLSIFILITACFMWRCRSSRRGSPLNLSTSGFRLYLTSVTNFYDIHGSFPPQCCLHPLGAASQLVCYGMRFM; encoded by the exons ATGAAGGTGAACATCTTCTGCTGCCTGTTGGCCTGCACTCTGGGCTCTAATGTCGCTGCAG gtttGACCCATGAAGGAGTTAAGGAGGGGACGCGGATCACTCTGCGCTGTCCTCACTCTGTGGAGGGTGGAGTGAGGTGGAGCAGAGAGAGTGGAGGAAGCAGAGCTGACATACTTACAGCTGATGGagacaaaactacaaaacacaTCAATGATCCACAGAAACGATACAGTTCACAGGCTGACGGGGTTCTGATCGTCCTCAGAGCTGCTCCCTCAGACTCTGGCAGATACTTCTGTGACCATGAAGCAGCTGTGGAGCTGACAGTGATCCCATCAG GAACAACAATAGTGAGTGTTGCAGAGAGGAGCAGCATCACTCTGAACTGTTCTCATGATGCTGGAGGATCAGCTGTTCCCACGTGGAGACGAGACTCTGGAGAAATAAATGAAGGAAGGATTTCTGTTTCCACGGAGGACACAACATTACGTATAAGAGAAGCTGAGCCTGCTGACTCTGGACTGTACTACTGTGATGGAGAACCAGCTGCTTATCTGAATGTGACCAAAGGACAGAGATCTGACAGAG ATAataagacaacaaaaacaacaacaacacctactgCTACAACTCATACAGCATCAGTAACACCTGCATCACCCCCCGATGCTCCATCAG CTTTTCCAGTGCAGAGTTTCCTGATAGGAACtggtcttcttcttctctccatcTTCATCCTCATCACTGCCTGCTTCATGTGGAGATGCAGGTCCAGCAGACGAG GATCTCCTTTGAACCTCTCCACCAGTGGATTCAGGTTGTATCTGACCTCTGTTACCAACTTCTATGACATTCACGGCAGCTTCCCACCACAGTGTTGTCTGCACCCGCTGGGTGCTGCATCCCAGCTGGTCTGCTATGGAATGAGATTCATGTAA